A window of the Natronomonas salina genome harbors these coding sequences:
- a CDS encoding RNA-guided endonuclease InsQ/TnpB family protein: MAAVRNIQVKLEVPEETHDVLEETFEQFRGAAQHVADYGWSDEPTEIISDQGDLNAATYDEVREQTDLHSNHVQSARRLAADALKTCQDRIFDGKKTSKPTFRGSVIVYGSRTITYNDDYCTLATVDGRVRAHYVIPEDETGTPFAEYWDRDEWERKEATLHKRDGEFYLHVAVEQELETAASTVENGVVLGVDLNVDGYLAVTSTGRFLGNADYLNHKRAVYERRRGRLQQTGTRSARLTIQSIGDRFARWSDEYLHQVSKAIVQEARRHDCAAIAFEDLASIRTGISNLPKFQQWAFRTIQRFTEYKAEANGISVERVSPAYTSQRCSHTACGFTHEKNRTSNRFECLKCGKELHADYNAARNIGWQLVQHWHMSGAGRANCQVALKSGTLNGNGKFRPAVIDGQTRSPLTSPPH; the protein is encoded by the coding sequence GTGGCGGCCGTTCGGAACATCCAGGTCAAACTCGAAGTGCCCGAAGAAACTCATGACGTGCTCGAAGAGACGTTCGAGCAATTCCGCGGTGCCGCCCAGCACGTTGCTGACTACGGCTGGTCCGATGAACCGACCGAGATTATCAGTGACCAAGGTGATCTCAATGCCGCCACGTACGATGAGGTCCGTGAGCAGACAGACCTCCATTCGAATCACGTCCAATCGGCGCGACGGCTCGCAGCCGACGCGCTCAAAACTTGCCAAGATCGCATTTTCGACGGAAAGAAAACGAGCAAGCCCACATTCCGTGGGTCTGTTATAGTGTACGGCAGCCGCACAATTACATACAACGACGATTACTGCACACTCGCCACCGTTGATGGACGTGTTCGCGCCCACTACGTCATCCCGGAAGACGAAACGGGTACCCCATTCGCGGAGTACTGGGATCGCGATGAGTGGGAGCGCAAGGAAGCGACACTCCACAAGCGCGATGGTGAATTCTATCTCCACGTCGCCGTCGAGCAAGAACTGGAGACGGCTGCGTCAACGGTCGAGAACGGAGTGGTTCTCGGTGTTGATCTCAATGTGGACGGATACCTTGCGGTCACGAGTACGGGTCGTTTTCTCGGCAACGCGGATTACCTCAACCACAAGCGTGCTGTGTACGAACGGCGGCGCGGACGCCTGCAGCAGACCGGTACGCGGTCAGCCCGTCTTACAATCCAGTCGATTGGTGACCGGTTTGCTCGATGGAGTGACGAGTATCTCCACCAAGTTTCAAAAGCCATCGTTCAGGAAGCTCGCCGACACGACTGTGCTGCAATCGCATTCGAGGATTTAGCGAGCATCCGTACCGGAATCTCGAACCTCCCAAAGTTCCAGCAGTGGGCGTTTCGCACGATTCAACGGTTCACTGAGTACAAAGCCGAAGCAAACGGGATTTCCGTGGAGAGGGTTTCACCGGCATATACGAGTCAGCGATGCAGTCACACGGCTTGTGGATTCACCCATGAGAAGAATAGAACGAGTAACAGGTTCGAGTGTCTAAAGTGCGGAAAGGAACTTCATGCTGACTATAACGCTGCACGGAATATCGGGTGGCAGCTTGTCCAGCACTGGCACATGTCTGGTGCTGGACGCGCAAACTGTCAGGTTGCGCTGAAGTCAGGGACGCTGAATGGGAACGGCAAGTTTAGGCCTGCCGTCATTGACGGCCAGACCAGGAGTCCACTGACAAGCCCACCTCATTAG
- a CDS encoding ArsR/SmtB family transcription factor: protein MDSAALLDLLGNENRRRILRLLARKPCYVTEISEYLGVSPKAVIDHLRKLEEAGLVESHVDDGRRKYFSIARNLRLEVNVSPYDFGTKSAYSASPDLDITSWRYVSLDVKRVAGDDEDDAPDDATEPPTDADEIETMPDTEGPEPAGDVDTTGDDDPIKDGDSTGADAEEGPENLSALAADLQRLERLENELSMAQRWVQGRLIDTLDRISAHFEGVDGRFYAELIRGLATGPATPEELSHRVDAPPDVVADALEGLSAHGVVEADGDEWHLA from the coding sequence ATGGATTCGGCGGCACTTCTGGACCTGCTGGGCAACGAGAACCGGAGGCGCATCCTGCGGTTGCTCGCCCGGAAACCCTGTTACGTCACCGAAATCAGCGAGTACCTCGGGGTGAGTCCGAAGGCCGTCATCGACCACCTGCGGAAGCTCGAGGAGGCGGGCCTCGTCGAGTCCCACGTCGACGACGGCCGTCGGAAGTACTTCTCGATCGCGCGCAACCTCCGCCTGGAGGTGAACGTCTCGCCGTACGACTTCGGGACGAAAAGCGCCTACTCCGCCTCGCCCGACCTCGACATCACCTCGTGGCGGTACGTCTCGCTGGACGTCAAGCGCGTCGCGGGCGACGACGAGGACGACGCCCCCGACGACGCTACCGAGCCGCCGACAGACGCCGACGAGATCGAGACGATGCCGGATACGGAGGGTCCGGAGCCCGCGGGCGACGTCGACACTACCGGGGACGACGATCCAATCAAGGATGGCGATTCCACCGGGGCCGACGCCGAAGAGGGCCCGGAGAACCTCTCCGCGCTGGCGGCCGACCTCCAGCGGCTCGAACGCCTCGAGAACGAGCTATCGATGGCCCAGCGGTGGGTCCAGGGGCGGCTCATCGACACGCTCGACCGGATCAGCGCCCACTTCGAGGGCGTCGACGGCCGCTTCTACGCCGAGTTGATCCGCGGGCTGGCGACCGGGCCGGCCACCCCCGAGGAGCTCAGCCACCGGGTCGACGCGCCGCCGGACGTGGTCGCCGACGCCCTGGAGGGGCTGTCGGCCCACGGCGTCGTCGAGGCCGACGGCGACGAGTGGCACCTCGCGTAG
- a CDS encoding DUF6684 family protein, whose product MSDSSLFTRETLGDVLVNLVPLGVLAGFVAMFLLASPYAKDPVYTTVQLSLVAIPAAILLVLTYYALKAVNAAEREAGEDLHPGYSDRDAEAVRTAGDD is encoded by the coding sequence ATGTCCGACAGTTCCCTGTTCACGCGGGAGACGCTCGGCGACGTGCTCGTCAACCTGGTGCCCCTCGGCGTGCTCGCGGGTTTCGTCGCGATGTTCCTCCTCGCGAGCCCGTACGCGAAGGACCCGGTGTACACGACGGTCCAGCTATCGCTCGTCGCGATCCCGGCGGCCATCCTGCTGGTGCTCACCTACTACGCGCTGAAGGCGGTGAACGCGGCGGAGCGCGAGGCGGGCGAGGACCTGCACCCGGGCTACTCCGACCGCGACGCCGAGGCGGTCCGGACGGCCGGCGACGACTGA
- the gatD gene encoding Glu-tRNA(Gln) amidotransferase subunit GatD — translation MNPGDRVRVDRGAATYEGVLMPSTSADHLVVKLEGGYNVGVDRADAEVEVLETDTYDVEGAQDAEGTSEITFEDDLPTVALISTGGTIASTVDYRTGAVTAQFDAEDVLRAVPELAGRANYRGRVVANILSENMTPEVWVDLAEAVHEEIERGADGVVVMHGTDTMQYTASALSFLLDTPVPVVFTGSQRSADRPSSDNVMNAVCAVEAATADHSEVLVCMHATESDDVCALHRGTRVRKNHTSRRDAFETVGAEPVGEVEWESGAVSFRRPVADRGAADLDLTTDLATDVELVKFVPGTSPDYLDVAEDASGVVLEGTGLGHVNTEWIDRIDELTDEGTTVVMTSQCLEGRVCDRVYDTGRDLLEAGVVEAGDTLPGTAYVKLMWALANVESVAETMRRPVAGELQERSVPWT, via the coding sequence ATGAACCCAGGGGACCGCGTGCGCGTCGACCGCGGCGCCGCCACCTACGAGGGCGTGCTCATGCCCTCGACGAGCGCCGACCACCTCGTCGTCAAGCTCGAGGGCGGCTACAACGTCGGCGTCGACCGGGCGGACGCCGAGGTCGAGGTACTGGAGACCGACACCTACGACGTCGAGGGCGCCCAGGACGCCGAGGGCACCTCCGAGATCACCTTCGAGGACGACCTGCCGACCGTCGCGCTCATCTCGACGGGCGGGACCATCGCCTCGACGGTCGACTACCGGACGGGCGCCGTCACGGCGCAGTTCGACGCCGAGGACGTCCTCCGGGCGGTCCCGGAGCTGGCCGGCCGGGCGAACTACCGCGGCCGCGTCGTCGCCAACATCCTCTCGGAGAACATGACGCCCGAGGTCTGGGTCGACCTCGCGGAGGCCGTCCACGAGGAGATCGAGCGCGGCGCCGACGGCGTCGTCGTCATGCACGGCACCGACACGATGCAGTACACCGCCTCGGCGCTGTCGTTCCTGCTCGACACGCCGGTGCCGGTCGTCTTCACCGGCAGCCAGCGCTCCGCCGACCGCCCCTCCTCGGACAACGTGATGAACGCGGTCTGCGCCGTCGAGGCCGCGACGGCCGACCACTCCGAGGTGCTCGTCTGCATGCACGCCACCGAGTCCGACGACGTCTGCGCGCTCCACCGCGGCACGCGCGTCCGGAAGAACCACACCTCCCGGCGGGACGCCTTCGAGACCGTCGGCGCGGAGCCGGTCGGGGAGGTCGAGTGGGAGAGCGGCGCGGTGTCGTTCCGCCGGCCGGTCGCCGACCGCGGCGCCGCCGACCTCGATTTGACGACTGACCTCGCGACCGACGTCGAACTCGTGAAGTTCGTCCCCGGGACCTCGCCGGACTACCTCGACGTCGCCGAGGACGCCTCGGGCGTCGTCCTCGAAGGGACCGGCCTCGGCCACGTCAACACCGAGTGGATCGACCGCATCGACGAACTCACCGACGAGGGGACGACCGTCGTGATGACGAGCCAGTGTCTCGAGGGTCGCGTCTGCGACCGCGTCTACGACACCGGTCGGGACCTCCTGGAGGCCGGCGTCGTCGAGGCCGGCGACACGCTGCCCGGGACGGCGTACGTCAAGCTGATGTGGGCGCTCGCGAACGTCGAGAGCGTCGCCGAGACGATGCGCCGGCCCGTCGCCGGCGAACTGCAGGAGCGGTCGGTCCCCTGGACCTGA
- a CDS encoding GNAT family N-acetyltransferase translates to MAGTSDSADAVDVRQARLDDREAVVAFTSDTWPQLGGDYIPRVFDDWVESDGPTQRTFVATLDGDPVGICQGALLSDDEGWAQGMRVHPEYRGADVSEALSEAVFAWAADQGATVCRNMVFSWNAAGLGQSRAVGFEPLCEFRWVEPEPDPAAAPDLDVRSDPALAWRVFHGSDAYRELVGLGLDLEESWALAEVTRERLEAAEETLVVADDDRARGMTYRTRTFEREVDDEDGGGETETWAEYGVGAWDDHETLRSLAAAVARDAAEQGAEQCRMVVPETPRHVSDAAYARVDVSEEPDFVLERDLTRY, encoded by the coding sequence ATGGCCGGAACCTCCGACAGCGCCGACGCTGTCGACGTCCGCCAGGCCCGCCTCGACGACCGCGAGGCCGTCGTCGCGTTCACCAGCGACACCTGGCCGCAACTCGGCGGCGACTACATCCCGCGGGTCTTCGACGACTGGGTCGAATCCGACGGGCCGACACAGCGGACCTTCGTCGCCACGCTCGACGGCGACCCGGTCGGCATCTGCCAGGGCGCGCTGCTCTCCGACGACGAGGGGTGGGCACAGGGGATGCGCGTCCACCCGGAATACCGCGGCGCCGACGTCAGCGAGGCGCTCAGCGAGGCGGTCTTCGCGTGGGCGGCCGACCAGGGCGCGACCGTCTGCCGAAACATGGTGTTCTCGTGGAACGCCGCGGGCCTGGGACAGTCCCGCGCGGTCGGGTTCGAACCGCTCTGTGAGTTCCGCTGGGTCGAACCCGAGCCGGACCCGGCGGCCGCCCCCGACCTCGACGTCCGCTCCGACCCCGCGCTCGCCTGGCGCGTCTTCCACGGCAGCGACGCCTACCGCGAACTCGTCGGCCTTGGACTCGACCTCGAGGAGTCGTGGGCGCTCGCCGAGGTGACCAGGGAGCGACTCGAGGCGGCCGAGGAGACCCTCGTCGTCGCGGACGACGACCGGGCCCGCGGGATGACCTACCGGACGCGGACGTTCGAACGCGAGGTCGACGACGAGGACGGCGGCGGTGAGACAGAGACGTGGGCCGAGTACGGCGTCGGCGCGTGGGACGACCACGAGACGCTGCGCTCGCTGGCCGCGGCGGTCGCCCGCGACGCCGCCGAGCAGGGCGCCGAGCAGTGCCGGATGGTCGTCCCCGAGACGCCGCGGCACGTCTCCGACGCCGCCTACGCCCGCGTCGACGTCTCCGAAGAGCCAGATTTCGTCCTCGAGCGGGACCTGACCCGCTACTGA
- a CDS encoding ubiquitin-like small modifier protein 1, protein MQWRLFANLAETVGAKRVNVPAEAGDTFGDAFEQLLEAHPELEDEVLDDEGDLRDHIRVLRNDHNPFVKDDGFDTVLEDGDELALFPPVSGGAR, encoded by the coding sequence ATGCAGTGGCGACTGTTCGCCAACCTCGCGGAGACGGTCGGCGCCAAGCGCGTCAACGTCCCCGCCGAGGCCGGCGACACGTTCGGCGACGCCTTCGAGCAGCTCCTGGAGGCCCACCCCGAACTCGAAGACGAGGTGCTGGACGACGAGGGCGACCTCCGCGACCACATCCGCGTCCTCCGGAACGACCACAACCCGTTCGTGAAGGACGACGGGTTCGACACCGTCCTCGAGGACGGCGACGAGCTGGCGCTGTTCCCGCCGGTCAGCGGCGGCGCCCGGTAG
- the tgtA gene encoding tRNA guanosine(15) transglycosylase TgtA yields the protein MRDIFELRDVDGAGRIGDLEVPRAGVTVETPALLPVINPHIRTVEPATLEADFGARILITNGYIFFKSDDYRERALEEGLHDLLDFSGAIMTDSGSFQLSEYGEITVTNEEILRFQHEIGSDIGTPIDVPTPSDVGRERAETELETTQGRLEAAESVDVGEMLVNAPVQGSTYADLRESAAEHAYGTSLDVFPVGAVVPLMNDYRYAEMVDVVMAAKRGLGADAPVHLFGAGHPMMFALAVAAGCDLFDSAAYALYARDDRYLTVSGTEHLEDLDYLPCSCPICAEHSATDLRAAGEDRREELLARHNLHVSYQELRTVKQAIRKGNLLELVERRARGHPAMLDGYRALLDHADQLERSDPVSKGSFFYLSNESARRPEIRRHHDRLGRLAVDGDRVLLSEGGNNSRYDETWRLRPPFGPVPPALSDSYPLTAELPERPDRDAREAAADGVRRLVEANPDVEFSVAHWRWPDRTLAALPESVETLELGEDSAPPRDEPKEDYPADDEQDA from the coding sequence ATGCGCGACATCTTCGAGCTCCGGGACGTCGACGGCGCCGGCCGCATCGGCGACCTCGAGGTCCCCCGCGCGGGCGTCACCGTCGAGACGCCGGCGCTGCTGCCGGTCATCAACCCCCACATCCGGACGGTGGAGCCGGCGACCCTGGAGGCGGACTTCGGCGCCCGGATCCTCATCACCAACGGCTACATCTTCTTCAAGAGCGACGACTACCGCGAGCGCGCCCTCGAGGAGGGCCTCCACGACCTGCTGGACTTCTCGGGCGCCATCATGACCGACTCCGGCTCCTTCCAGCTCTCGGAGTACGGCGAGATCACCGTGACGAACGAGGAGATCCTCCGGTTCCAGCACGAGATCGGCTCGGACATCGGCACGCCCATCGACGTCCCGACGCCGTCGGACGTCGGCCGCGAGCGGGCCGAGACCGAACTCGAGACCACCCAGGGGCGCCTCGAGGCCGCCGAGTCCGTCGACGTCGGCGAGATGCTCGTCAACGCGCCCGTCCAGGGGTCGACCTACGCCGACCTCCGGGAGTCGGCCGCCGAGCACGCCTACGGGACGAGCCTCGACGTCTTCCCGGTCGGCGCGGTCGTCCCGCTGATGAACGACTACCGGTACGCCGAGATGGTCGACGTGGTCATGGCCGCCAAGCGCGGGCTGGGCGCCGACGCCCCGGTCCACCTCTTCGGCGCCGGCCACCCCATGATGTTCGCCCTCGCGGTCGCCGCCGGCTGCGACCTCTTCGACTCCGCCGCCTACGCCCTGTACGCCCGCGACGACCGCTACCTCACCGTCTCCGGCACCGAGCACCTCGAGGACCTCGACTACCTCCCCTGCTCGTGTCCGATCTGCGCCGAGCACTCGGCGACGGACCTCCGGGCGGCCGGCGAGGACCGCCGGGAGGAGCTGCTCGCCCGCCACAACCTCCACGTCAGCTATCAGGAGCTCCGGACCGTCAAGCAGGCCATCCGGAAGGGCAACCTCCTCGAACTCGTCGAGCGCCGCGCGCGCGGCCACCCGGCGATGCTCGACGGCTACCGGGCGCTGCTGGACCACGCCGACCAACTCGAGCGGTCCGACCCCGTCTCGAAGGGGTCGTTCTTCTACCTCTCGAACGAGTCGGCACGCCGCCCCGAGATCCGCCGGCACCACGACCGCCTCGGGCGCCTCGCCGTCGACGGCGACCGCGTTTTGCTGTCGGAGGGCGGCAACAACAGCCGGTACGACGAGACCTGGCGGCTCCGGCCGCCGTTCGGCCCCGTCCCGCCGGCGCTGTCGGACAGCTACCCCCTGACCGCGGAACTGCCGGAGCGGCCGGACCGCGACGCCCGCGAGGCGGCCGCCGACGGCGTCCGCCGGCTGGTCGAGGCCAACCCCGACGTCGAGTTCAGCGTCGCCCACTGGCGGTGGCCCGACCGCACGCTCGCGGCGCTGCCCGAGTCGGTCGAGACGCTCGAACTCGGCGAGGACAGCGCGCCGCCGCGCGACGAACCGAAGGAGGATTACCCGGCGGACGACGAGCAGGACGCATGA